From a single Oreochromis niloticus isolate F11D_XX linkage group LG3, O_niloticus_UMD_NMBU, whole genome shotgun sequence genomic region:
- the LOC100705733 gene encoding CST complex subunit CTC1, whose product MDPLQELLDRVKPSTEAESLWLKNIFTFISEHLSPVVCSSAPSQTGNHGDLSLFDLSMCAVQAIQQQMCVAHSLPVSYRLLSVSELVSQQHLACVSNLSWSTNQQRAWAREAELAVPGQRALPRVNLLLIGCLREGRDGEYRLTDASGSVMCECLSLSPLWLDRPVFLPHWNYIPHSASGQEEAAGFLELIGSPVLLCPGAEQGLAAAPGRVELSGVVGVREAGRLLRHRVKGQRLSVFGEVGSVCPLLAVAGTTFFCFTLTDESRSLPVLVQDSSRLSWIQRVCVGQSVCVTALRVCALRGWRGNNILCVTKRSELHADYTHTQEHTHSESLLLMSQPAEDECEEAEHEEVELDQSAVRIKQSKVISYQGVVTEVVSEGAGLYVLDGKVGLCVAYQPAANRKLRAGDRVELHHAHFLYRPCPDFPPSMLCTCLRSSLRVTAFSRAGGSPPDNRCPGDRALPRLLLQRNIDVSDYLWTCHLSSQLAHSLVQGVWRQQCVCLLSWRLMETLSRAGGRGRRDIYSEMLDEPHTCPVTQYSVSSAVRRYLGVSELLESLQTDCWSSAPLSSLLPPDGSNLTSSQINGFLSWSCRTLSSEPQGGDAVRQRPLLLVGVLELPSQTSEFKHSMQLRDATGAAACVLTEGSEEEEGAQRAVFNSAWIGCLVGVVQFTMVTERFLQSDFPSYQHLDQDRFITHKHCRVYLQFSLDHLHILSPSVAMETHLRHKGEEPGGDVTARKQTVEEEEETAGSKRKRREEEEADSGNPWHCVSMVIRVEQKEGVSWRNTGAEAEDQEAGLRLCFSAKAAVIGPVVSWRRDPKNEPMTEKESEQKQEKKVVLVFSGVCSRWFPVLQPGCFYRLIAANTQDPSVLIGCGVSGRSGVDLHAESTLQIRRGWRFHTLTRPLLLPTCKQAVPPTVLSVSEVLDCSSELVCFQGVVSERISVNNRTAHSGHTHSGVRLTLCDQAGRSLQVYLDLSHTPYPPGLLPGNTLLLSGFQRRLSRTGSVYCTYLPVSSITVVSLGDTSSAQPPPPAPIMHLGEWALSSKQRCTVGQVKGHVVCFLFLQLQWSCSLCGSVYTQGCSSSQCHSTSSVFQSTAKLVIDDGTGEAHVWFSAALVRALLGLADAQWEGLERALRVRGHIRVFPRGQSQVCDGDADDFLLHFLLCLCSSDVMIRPLSLTCRKRTNQRPEEVRRFTRGDREFLTRLAPPLQLTCLHLHPD is encoded by the exons ATGGACCCCCTGCAGGAGCTCCTGGACCGGGTCAAGCCCAGCACCGAGGCG GAGTCCCTGTGGTTAAAGAACATCTTCACCTTCATCTCTGAACACCTGAGTCCTGTGGTGTGTAGCTCCGCCCCCTCGCAGACAG GTAACCACGGTGACCTCAGCCTCTTCGATCTGAGCATGTGTGCGGTGCAGGCGATCCAGCAGCAGATGTGTGTGGCCCACAGCTTACCTGTCAGCTACAG GCTGCTGTCCGTCTCCGAGCTCGTCTCCCAGCAGCACCTGGCCTGCGTCAGCAACCTGTCCTGGAGCACCAATCAGCAGAGAGCCTGGGCCAGGGAGGCGGAGCTCGCCGTGCCGGGTCAGAGGGCGCTGCCGAGGGTCAAcctgctgctgattggctgtCTGAGAGAAGGCCGTGACGGAGAGTACAGGCTGACGGACGCCAGCGGCAGCGTCATGTGTGAG TGCCTGTCTCTCTCGCCCCTGTGGCTCGATCGCCCCGTTTTCCTCCCTCACTGGAACTACATTCCCCACAGTGCATCGGGCCAGGAAGAGGCCGCAGGCTTCTTGGAGCTGATTGGCTCCCCTGTCCTGTTGTGTCCTGGTGCTGAGCAGGGATTAGCTGCTGCTCCTGGAAGGGTGGAGCTAAGCGGAGTGGTGGGAGTCAGAGAGGCTGGCAGGCTGCTGAGGCACAG ggtcaaaggtcagcggCTGAGCGTGTTCGGAGAGGTGGGCTCAGTCTGCCCTCTGCTGGCCGTGGCAGGAACGACCTTCTTTTGCTTCACGCTGACGGATGAGTCGCGCTCGCTGCCCGTGCTCGTACAG gacaGCAGCCGGCTCAGCTGGAttcagcgtgtgtgtgtcgGGCAGAGCGTGTGTGTGACAGCTCTACGTGTGTGTGCGCTACGAGGCTGGAGAGGAAACAACATCCTGTGTGTGACGAAGCGCTCCGAGCTGCACGCCGactacacgcacacacaggaacacacacactctgagtcCCTGCTGCTGATGTCACAGCCTGCTGAGGACGAGTGTGAGGAGGCGGAGCATGAGGAGGTGGAGCTGGACCAATCAGCTGTGAGGATAAAGCAATCCAAAGTCATCAGCTACCAG GGCGTGGTGACTGAAGTTGTGAGTGAGGGGGCGGGGCTCTACGTGCTGGATGGGAAGGTGGGTCTGTGCGTGGCCTATCAGCCGGCGGCGAATAGGAAGCTGAGGGCGGGAGACAGAGTGGAG TTGCATCACGCCCACTTCCTGTACCGGCCCTGCCCGGACTTCCCTCCCAGCATGCTTTGCACCTGCCTGCGCTCCAGCCTGAGGGTGACGGCCTTCAGCAGGGCAGGAGGGTCGCCACCCGACAACCGCTGCCCGGGAGATAGGGCGTTACCACGGTTACTGCTGCAGAGAAACATAGATGTGTCCGATTACCTGTGGACGTGTCACCTAAGCTCGCAGCTGGCACACAG TCTGGTCCAAGGTGTGTGGAGgcagcagtgtgtgtgcttGCTGTCCTGGAGGCTGATGGAGACTCTGAGCAGAGCTGGAGGACGAGGACGCAGAGACATCTACTCTGAGATGCTGGACGAGCCTCACACCTGTCCTGTGACTCAG TACAGCGTGTCCTCAGCGGTCCGTCGGTACCTCGGTGTGTCGGAGCTCCTGGAGTCCCTGCAGACTGACTGCTGGTCTTCAGCCCCTCTGAGCTCTCTGCTGCCCCCTGATGGCTCCAACCTGACCTCCTCCCAGATCAACGGGTTCCTGTCCTGGTCTTGCAGGACTCTGTCCTCCGAGCCTCAGGGTGGAGACGCTGTCAG gcagcgccccctgctgctggtcGGCGTGCTGGAGCTGCCGTCACAGACGTCTGAGTTCAAACACTCGATGCAGCTGAGAGACGCCACGGGAGCTGCAGCCTGCGTGCTGACGGAGGgcagcgaggaggaggagggagcgCAGAGGGCGGTCTTTAACAGCGCCTGGATTG gtTGTCTGGTGGGTGTGGTGCAGTTCACCATGGTGACAGAGAGATTCCTCCAATCAGATTTCCCCTCCTACCAACACCTGGACCAGGACAGGttcatcacacacaaacactgcag GGTTTACCTGCAGTTCTCTCTGGACCACCTGCACATCCTGAGTCCATCTGTTGCCATGGAGACACACCTGAGACACAAGGGGGAGGAGCCAGGAGGGGACGTCACTGCCAGGAAGCAGacagtagaagaagaagaagagactgCTGGGAgtaagaggaagagaagagaagaagaagaagcagactCCGGCAACCCCTGGCACTGTGTCTCCATGGTGATCAGGGTGGAGCAGAAGGAGGGTGTGTCCTGGAGGAATACAGGGGCGGAGGCAGAGGATCAGGAGGCAGGGCTGAGACTGTGCTTCTCAGCGAAAGCTGCTGTGATTGGTCCAGTGGTCAGCTGGAGGCGGGACCCAAAGAATGAACCaatgacagagaaagaaagtgaacaaaagcaggagaaaaag gtGGTGCTGGTGTTCTCAGGTGTGTGTTCGCGGTGGTTTCCTGTCCTCCAGCCTGGATGTTTCTACAGACTCATCGCCGCTAACACTCAG GATCCCAGTGTTTTGATTGGCTGTGGAGTTTCTGGGCGCAGTGGGGTGGATCTCCACGCTGAGTCAACCCTACAAATCAGACGTGGTTGGAGATTCCACACTCTGACACGCCCACTGCTGCTGCCAACCTGCAAACAG GCCGTCCCACCCACAGTCTTGTCTGTCTCAGAGGTCTTAGACTGCAG ctcaGAGCTGGTGTGTTTTCAGGGTGTGGTGTCTGAAAGGATCAGTGTGAACAACAGGACTGCccactctggacacacacactcag gtgtgcgTCTCACTCTTTGTGACCAAGCTGGGAGGAGTCTGCAGGTGTACCTGGACTTAAGCCACACCCCCTACCCACCTGGCCTGTTGCCGGGTAACACTCTGCTGTTGTCTGGTTTCCAGAGGAGGCTGtccag gacaGGAAGTGTGTACTGCACGTACTTACCTGTCAGCTCGATAACTGTGGTCTCCCTGGGAGACACCAG CTCGGCccagcctcctcctcctgctcccaTCATGCACCTGGGTGAGTGGGCTCTGAGCAGCAAGCAGAGGTGCACTGTGggacaggtcaaaggtcacgtggtgtgtttcctgttcctgcaaCTGCAGTGGAGCTGCTCGCTGTGTGGCAGCGTGTACACACAG ggcTGCAGCAGCTCTCAGTGTCACTCGACCTCGTCAGTGTTTCAGTCCACAGCAAA GCTGGTGATTGATGACGGGACAGGTGAGGCTCACGTCTGGTTCTCAGCTGCTCTGGTTCGTGCTCTGCTGGGATTGGCTGATGCTCAGTGGGAGGGGCTTGAGAGAGCActcagggtcagaggtcacatcAGAGTCTTCCCTCGTGGGCAGAGCCAG gTGTGTGACGGGGACGCTGACGACTTCCTCCTCCACTTCCTGTTGTGTCTGTGCAGCAGTGATGTCATGATTCGGCCGCTCAGCCTCACCTGCAGGAAACGCACCAACCAGAGACCAGAAG aggTGAGGAGGTTCACTCGAGGAGACAGAGAGTTCCTGACCAGACTGGCTCCTCCCCTTCAGCTCACCTGTCTGCACCTCCACCCTGACTGA